GATTTCGGCTCTCATGGTGATTATCCTCGGCAAAAGCCGTTTCAGAATTCCGTCGATCAATTCGGTTATCTGCTCACATTCATTCTTCGTAAAACGCAAAAATGGTGCACCGCGTATGTCTGTTAGCGCTTCAGAATCTAGGCGCCATGGTTGAACTTTATGATGCTTGCTGTCCGAATGTGCGTATACCTCGTGACGGAGGTCCATCAACTGCTTATGCAGAGCTATCGCGCGTTCATCTTCAGGCAAAGTACCCTCTGGAAGCATTGGCCATCCGTAGCTTTTGGTGAATGCTCTGGCATAGCTAACAACGAGTGCTGTAACAAATGCGGATTGCTGCATATAGATAGAGCCCCGACGCTCCCAAGGTGCTGAGTGCCAGCCTTTTTTCAGCAAATGCTGGGCATATTGGCGCGCATGACCCAGATCCTCTGCGGCGACGTAGAGGCGTTCATACAATCTCTGCTTCTGTTCACCAGCGGCGTTGGGAATGTCCATTTGATGAGGCGTTTCCTTCTCGTTTCTGTGCGCGAAAATCGCACCCTTCGCTACGTCTTCGGCCCCGGTTTGGCCGGGCTTGGGGTGTACCTGGTCGGTTTCCTCGATCAGTTCACTTGGGCGTCCGGGGTAGGCTCGAAGGCCACTTTCTCAATCGAAGTCCTCTCAAGGCCAGCTCGATCCAGCAGAACGCGGTGGTGCATCCAGTCAATGCCTAGCACCCGGTAAATGCCAGCATCACCTTTCACTTTTGCTGTGTACTCGGGCTCTGACGGCATGCTCCCGTATTTGCTCTTGGTTGCCAACAACATAGTTTGACACAGCCCTTCTCGTAAATCGGGGCCTGTAGGATGACCCGGGATCCACACAACAGCAACATAGACTGACACAGACGGGTCGCACTTCAAATACGGGGCCCGATTGGTAACAACATAGATTGACACAACAGCGAGCGTTCATTCAGGCACGAAATATTATGTGAGCGCGACCGGTCACTCACCTGTGCGGAAATAGTCTTTTTTCAACACAGGCTCAGTGCGATGTCTAAATCCGTGCGCAACCTTCGACCGGTCCCCATCAGCACATAAACTGTGTTTTTTGTTCGAAATAAGCAGCCATGGGTGAAGGAAACACCCAGCGTTGTTCGGACCCAACCACCAGGCGGGAAGCGGCCTTTACTGTCTTGGATAACGGTCAAAGCGTAAACGAGAGCAGGTATTAGCTGTCTATCCGTAATGGCTTTTCGCTGACGTGTTGTAATGTCGAGATCCAATATTGCCCAATCAGCAACAAGACAATAGGCACGGGAAGGAAAATGCAGACTGGCGAGGGCCACAGCATCTGAGGTGGTAAGTTGGCACCCGTCTATTTTCTCACCCGCAGAAAGCACTGAGACAAAATCTGCCAGGTTCATTTGTACCTCCGGCCGATCAAAAAAAACTGATTCGAACGAGAAGCATCATTCAGCTTAGCTCCCAGCGACACACGAGGTTCCTATGCCGACCACTGGGCCATTTTACAGCTGGTCCGCCTTCTCCCCTCATCCCACTGAACGGGATGATTTCTATCTAGCTGTCACCAGATAAAGTGGTTTACGCCAGTACCCGGCTATGCCATTGCCGTGCTTGAACCTTACCTCGCGGTAGGTTCCGATGTGGGTGAAACCTAGTGCTTCATGGATGCCCGTGCATGCCGTATTCGGCAAGGCGACGCGGGCATAGGCGCATGAAATCCATGTTACTCAAGGAGCGGTAGAAGCCGTTTGGCTGCGACTGAATCAAAATGACATGCCCTCAGACACTTGAATCAGCATTTCTTCGACTAGATGTGTGCCAAAGGTTGTAGTGGCCACCGCCGATGGGCTTTCTCCTAAAAAACGGGCTTTGGGTTTGGAAAGCCATTGTTTGGCCTTCCCTTTGTCACCGAAGATCACCTCGGCCATGGCGCTAATATGTGCAAACCGGAACAGGCGATCGCTCTCATGCAACGTTAAAAGCTGATTGGCTGACAGTTTTGTTTTAAGCGTTTTGGGTTGAATGATTCTGTCGCGTTCTTCGTCGCTGAGGGTTCCATCATCACAAAGCATTTTTATCAGGCTGACCGAGAAGCCAGCTACTATCATGTCGTGAATGTCCAGATCCGAAGCATTGACAGAGATATGAAGAAGCGTCTCCAGACGCATGCGGTAAGCATGATAGACATCCTGACTCAGGACGCCAGCAAACATGGGCCGCACTGATATTGTGTTGTGCACGGGCGTCAGCACTAATGTGCCATTCGCTACCGTTAGCTCCAGGTCGTCCCCAACACCTAACCCCATTTGGTCAAGCAACTCTTGAGGCAGATCAATGATGATGTCGCCAGTTCCGTCCTCAGTTTTCTGGGATTTTACTATCCAACGCTCAGTTTCATTCATGATCGTCCGGCCCTCATCCGCCATC
The genomic region above belongs to Pseudomonas azotoformans and contains:
- a CDS encoding DUF6957 family protein, translating into MNLADFVSVLSAGEKIDGCQLTTSDAVALASLHFPSRAYCLVADWAILDLDITTRQRKAITDRQLIPALVYALTVIQDSKGRFPPGGWVRTTLGVSFTHGCLFRTKNTVYVLMGTGRRLRTDLDIALSLC
- a CDS encoding antitoxin Xre/MbcA/ParS toxin-binding domain-containing protein, with product MNETERWIVKSQKTEDGTGDIIIDLPQELLDQMGLGVGDDLELTVANGTLVLTPVHNTISVRPMFAGVLSQDVYHAYRMRLETLLHISVNASDLDIHDMIVAGFSVSLIKMLCDDGTLSDEERDRIIQPKTLKTKLSANQLLTLHESDRLFRFAHISAMAEVIFGDKGKAKQWLSKPKARFLGESPSAVATTTFGTHLVEEMLIQVSEGMSF